Genomic segment of Photobacterium profundum SS9:
TGCGTGATTTTTTATTGTATGGCGAGCAAGAGTACTCAGACAAATACAATGATTTAATTATCAGTCATAAAAAATCAGTCGCTGAAATAAATGCTAAAATCGACCGCTTAAGTGAAAGTGATGTGAATTTGTGGCGACTATTTGAAGAGATGCAGAAAATGTATCTCCCATTAGCAGATCAAGTTATCGCATTGCGCCAAGCACCAGATTGGAACAAAGCGAACTTCATGATGACCAATAACGTCATTCCAATCGCCACCAAACTTGAATTATCACTCGAGAAAATAGTACAAAACCAACAAACAATCGCACAGGCAAGCGGCTTCGCCATCAATACGAGTGTTGCCAATGTTATATGGATGCTTGTGGTTACCGCCATTATTGCAAGCTTGAGCGCCTTTATTATTGCGACATGGTTAGGCCGTAATATTGGCTTACGGCTAAGTATTATAGCTAAACGTGCAGAAGATATTTCCCTCGGTGATTTTTCAGGCCGCCCACTAAAAAATAGTGGTTCAGATGAACTGGCAACATTAATGGTTACAGTAAACCGTATGACAGAGTCGCTCTCTTCTTTAGTCCAAGGCGTTTCAAACAAAGCCGATGACGTTGATTCAAGCATGGCGAGTTTACTTAATATTAATGCTAAAACAGCCAATGAAACACAGAATCAAGCGAATAAAGTGGGATCTATGGCAACAGCCATTGAAGAGCTTTCTGTCACGACAAATGAAACTGCTCAAAACACACAAGATGTCTCTGCAAGCTTGCAGACGTCGACAGAATACTTAACCAGTGGTGAGCAAGCACTCACTCAAAATAAGCTAACCGCCGAAGAACTTCATCAATTAATTGAAAGTGCCAGTGGCATGGTGCACAGTTTAAGTGAAGAAAGTAACCGTATAGAGCGAGTGACCGAGGTAATAGAAAGCCTTGCACAGCAAACGAATCTATTAGCATTAAATGCAGCAATCGAAGCCGCAAGAGCTGGCGAGCAAGGCAGAGGTTTTGCGGTTGTTGCCGATGAAGTTCGATTATTGGCACAACGTACAACAGACTCGACCACAGAAATTAATAGCATTGTTGAAGCAATTCAAAGCTCAACCGTACAAGTAGTTAAGGTTATTGGCGAGAGTCAAAGGTTAGTACAAACAGGCGCGCAGCAAACGTCCACAGCCAGTAATATGCTGCTTGAAACCATTAATCAAATGCAGGATGTTTCGCAAAAAGTCAGTGATGTTGCTGTGGCTACCGAACAACAATCTTCGGTTTCACAATCATTGGCAGATATCGTTCATCAGCTATCAGATTCTGCTAATGACGTCTCCAATAACTGTGACGACGCAAATACCACATCACAAGAAATCAAACATAAAGTGGTCGATTTAAATAACGAAATGGCAAAATTTACGGTGTAAATCGGCTTAATATCGAGTTACAAAGCAAATAAAAACCAGCCCTACTCCTACAATTCAGTAAGAGTGAGCTGGTTGTTACCTCAAGATTAGATTCACACATTATGCCAGTTTAAAGTGCTCAACAACCTCGACTAATTGCGCTTTCGTTTCCGCTAGTTGAGCTGTACTCAAGCGTGTTGCTTTACCGCTTTCATCTAGTTCTGCAATCATGGTTTGAATCGCTTCCATATTACGAGAAATCTCGTTTGTCACGACACTTTGCTCTTCAGCAGCAGTAGCTATTTGGGTATTAAGCGAGTTGATATCAGCAATCGATACGGTCATGGCATCTAACGATACAGTGCTTTGTGCTGTCGCGGCGGCAGAGGCTTGGCAACCTTGCTTCGTTTTCTCCATTGCCGATACAACAGAACTCGTGCCTGACTGCAACTTCGTTAGCATCTCATTAATTTCTTTAGTGCTTTTTTGGGTTTGATCGGCTAATGCTCGCACTTCATCGGCAACAACCGCAAAACCTCTGCCTTGCTCACCCGCCCTCGCGGCTTCAATCGCAGCATTTAACGCCAGTAAATTGGTCTGTTCAGCGATGCTACCTATTACCCCTAACACACTGCTAATTTTACCAATATCTAGATTTAAGGTATGGATAGAGCCAGACATATGCTCAACTTCATTCACTAAAGCTTCGACACTCTGTACTGACTGCCCAACTAACGTTTTGCATTGTTCAGCCTGCTGCGTTGATTGTTCTGTTAACTGTGCTGCTGATAAAGCACTTTGAGCGACAGAATCGGCCGTTGCACTCATTTCTGTAATCGCCGCGACGGCTTGTTCGGTCTCAGCGACATGCGTCGCCATTAAAGATTGGTTATGTTCTGCATGCGCAGAAATTTGCCCTACCCCATCACCCAATATTTTGGTCGAATCTGATACACCCAGCATGAGCTTCTGTAAGCTTGCCGTAAATTGATTTATCGCTCCTGCTATCTGACCAAGTTCATCTTTGCTATACACATCTAATCGGTTGGTAAGATCCCCTTCTCCCCCCGCTAAATCAGTGACAACGTCACGAAGCCCAGTTATAGGGCGATAAGCTATATTCACCAACACAATACTGATTATAATGATCACCACGCCAGCGATAACCAATGCCAAAGTAATCGCATTATTGAGTGCACTCGTATCTTGCTCGATAAAGGCTTTATCGATGTAACCCGTTAACAACCAAGTCTTATCACCCACTGCCACGGGGTATTCCGCTTTAATTAAATCACCTGACACTTTATTACTGAATAATGATGTACCAGTCTGATCAGTTAACTCAAGATAGCTACCTTTAGCCGTCGAACTTTCTAGCAAGCTTTGAATATCACCCAGATCAATAAAGAAAATATCACCTCGTCCATTGGCTCCCGGCTTAATCACTGTAATCACAGTCTTGCCTTGATCAGTAAAGATATCACTAACGGTTACCTTATCACCCGCAGCCTTCACCATAGACACTAATGGTTCAGTAATCGTAGGATCAGTCACCGTACCAGTATCAGTAAAAACCATCCCTTGAATGATTTTATTGATGCGATAGAACCCAGACTGTTCCTGTAACTCTGCTAACCCTGATGAACTTGTATCTATATTTTCAGCGAGTAAGATTTTATTTTTAATATCACCAGAAAGCTTATCACGCACCAAATTAAGCTGATGGTTTATATTGTTAATACTGTTATCGTTAATATACTGACTAATATAATAATTCACGCTTAAATATGACGTTGATACTGCAAGAGCAATAATAAACCCAAATAATGTGTATATTTTACCTTTAAAAGACATACGTTGAATTCCTATTTCAATTAAACGAAAAAAGGCAAAGAGCGATTAGCTCTTTGCCTTTGTCGTTACTTATTATTATTTTTTGTTTGCATACTTCATTGAATCAAGCGCTACTGCGAAAATAATAATGCCGCCTTTAATAATGTACTGCCAGTAAGGGCTAACACCAATATACGTCATGCCGTAGTTAATCACGGTAAAGATTAATACCCCTGTTACAACACCTGCAACACTACCTACACCACCCGCAAATGACACACCACCCACTACACAGGCAGCAATGGCATCAAGTTCGTACATGAAACCAAGGTTGTTAGTCGCACTACCAATTCGCCCCGCTTCTAACATGCCGCCAAATGCGTAGAACACACCCGATAAGGCATAGATTTTAAGCAGTGTGATCGGCACGTTAACACCCGATACTTTTGCCGCTTCTGGATTACCCCCAATCGCAAAAATGTTCTTACCAAAAACAGTTTTATTCCATATAATCCAGACAAATATGATGGCAATAATGGCGTAAAACGTAAGGTACGATAATCTAAAATCACCAAAGCGAATAAAGCCTTGAGCAAATTCAGAAAAACGCTCATCAAAACCAGCAACCGGTGATGCCCCTACGGAATCAAAGTATAGTGAGTTAACACCGTATACCATGATCATTGAACCCAGTGTGGCTATAAACGGGGTCACATGTAAATACGCAACGATAATGCCGTTAATCAAACCGATTAGCGCACCCACGGCACACACAACGATAATGACGCCAACAATTGGGATTTCACCAACATTGGGAAAAACCTTATTAACGTTATCTGCCGCTTGAAGCAAGGTAGCCGATAATACCGCAGCCAAACCTACCTGACGACCTGCGGATAAATCAGTACCTTGGGTAACAATAAGCCCTGCAACACCCAATGCAATAATAATACGTACAGATGATTGGGTAAGAATATTACTCAGGTTTCTTAAGCTTAAAAAGCTTGGTTCTTGAATAATAATAATTGTTAATAAAATAAATAGTACTGCATAAATGCCCCCTTCTTTGAGGTAGCGCATCATGCTGAGTTTTTTTAAAGTTTCCATTAACCCTAATCCTTAAAGGTAACGAGAGGCCAAACTGAGAATTTCATTCTGTGTGGTATTTTTTGTTTCTACGATGCCAGCAGCACGACCATTACTCATCACGAGTATGCGATCAGTAATACCTAAAAGTTCAGGCATTTCGGAAGAGATAATAATTATCCCTTTATCTTTATTTGCCAATTCTAATATCAGCTGATAGATTTCAAATTTCGCACCAACATCAATACCTCGCGTAGGCTCATCTAACATTAAGATTTCAGGGCCGGTTAATAACCAGCGTCCAATAATGATTTTTTGCTGGTTCCCGCCAGATAACGAACCAATCATGGTTTTATGCGACGGTGTTTTCACACTCATGGCATCGATTACCCACTGAGTATCGCTTTTCATTTTTCGGTTACTGAGTAGCCCAAAGCCTTCTTTATATTGTTCAACATTCGCTACCAAAGAATTAAATGTAATATCGAGGTTGCTATAAATCCCAGTAGAGCGTCGCTCTTCTGTCACTAACGCAAAACCATTATTAATGGCTTCGTGGGCATCTTTATTCTTTAGGTGTTTACCATGTAAAATAATATCGCCGCTGCTGCGTTCACGAATACCGAATAATGTTTCTACAATATCGGTTCGCTTCGCCCCCACTAATCCAGCAATACCTAGAATTTCACCTTTACGAAGTTCAAAACTAACATCGTTAACAGAAGGCTGATTCAACGCCGTTAAATTCTTTACAGCTAAAATGGTTTCTTTCGGCGTATTTGTTTTTTCAGGAAATCGCTGCGTTAGTTCACGTCCAACCATCATGCCGATGATTTGATCCATGGTTAAACCTTCTAACGGGCGAGTATCAACCCAAATACCATCCCGTAAAATGGTAATTTCATCGCAGATTTCAAATATTTCTTCCATCTTGTGAGAAATGTAAACAATGCCACAGCCTTTCTCTTTTAGCTTTTTAATGATCTTGAATAGGTGATTAACTTCTTTTTCAGTTAATGACGATGTTGGCTCATCCATAATCACAATTTTTGCGTCATAAGAAAATGCTTTTGCAATTTCTAACATCTGCATTTGAGATACAGATAAGGTCGCGACTTTTACATTAGGGTCGATATCAATATCGAGTTCTTCAAATACTTTTTTAGTTTCTTCGTACATTTTCTTTTGATCAACAAAGAAACCTTTTGTCGGATAACGGCCAAGCCAAATATTATCCATAACGGTACGCTGCAGAACCTGATTAAGTTCTTGGTGCACCATAGAAACACCGGCTTCTAGCGCTTCTTTTGATGATGAAAAATTAATGCTTTTACCTAAGAAAACGATATCCCCTTCGTTTTTCTCATAGATCCCAAATAAGCATTTTAATAACGTCGATTTCCCTGCTCCATTCTCTCCCATTAATGCGTGAATAGAATGAGGGCGTACTTTCAAGTTTACTTTATCGAGAGCTTTAACCCCAGGGAACTCTTTACTTATTCCTGTCATTTCTAACAGAAATTCATTTTTATTTATTGTAGTCATAGCGGCATTAACCAGAAGGTTATAAAAGCGGGAAAAGAACGTCTCCCGCTTCTAGTTGGCAGAAAATTAGTTTAGGTTACTTTTATCAACGCCAACGTACGGTACACGTACAACTTTATTCTCTATTTTCCAATTTGTTCCTTCACCCGCAGGAAGACCATTTGCAAGGTTACGGGTTAATTCAAATGTTGCTTTTGCTTGGTTACTTGCATCATTCAATACTGTGCCTGCCATTTGGCCAGAACGTACCATCGCTAATGCTTCACTCAATGCATCCACACCGAATACAGGGAGCTCGGTTTTACCTGCCGCTTTCAATGATTCTACAGCACCCATTGCCATGCCATCGTTGTTAGCAATTACAACTTCAATCTTATTACCGTTAGGTCCTGAAACCCATGCGTCCATCTTATCTTTGGCCATTGCGGTATCCCACATGGCAGTATCAAGATGTAATTGTTCTGTTTTATACCCTTTTTCGTTCAATGTTTTGATTACATAACTAGAACGTGCTTCAGCATCTGGGTGTCCAGGTTCACCTTTAAGTAAAACATACTGAATAACACCATCGTTATTTAAATCCCAATTGGCATTTTCTGACCACTGCTTAGCAATCAGCCCGCCTTGAATAATGCCTGACTCTTTTGAATCTGTTCCGACATAATATGCTTTGTCGTAACTTGCTAATGCAGCAGCTGATGGTTCTTTGTTATAAAAAACAATTGGCACATCATCCATTTTTGCTTTTTTAATAATAACGGGCGCCGCCGCAGGATCAACCAAGTTTATTGCAAGGGCTTGTACACCACGCGCAAGCATAATATCAATCTGATCATTCTGCATTGATTGGCTATTTTGCGAGTCATTCATTAACAAACGAACATCTTTGTCTTCATCTGCAACTTTCACGATAGCTTGACGAACAACGGCCATAAAGTTGTCATCATATTTGTAAACCGTAAAACCAAGCGTCGTTTCAGCAAGTGCGCTAGTACCGAAAGACATTCCGGCGCATAGAGTAGCGAGTATAGTCAGTTTTTTCATCGAACTAATCCTGTCAATTATTATAGTTATACTGCTTTGTAGGGAGAGGTTCGAGCAATATCCTCTGCTCGATTGACCTTTCTAAGTGAAGTCTACATTGATTGGAATTAGGTTTAACGTGACCGATACGGTGTTAATGTAAACGTTCCCCCAATGTAACAATGGTTACAGTTGCGTAATATTGGTTGGTTTTACCAACTTTGTAACCGATTAATATTCATACACCTATAAAGTACCCATTGGAATAAAATTAATAAATTTATTCCTAATAATCATAATGATATGCTTATAATTCATATGAACAAAATGCATTCACACTACAAATAACACCCCTGTTACTCATAGGAAACCGTGATTACCTTACAAAAAACAAGCATTACAAACAATCTAATTGACTACACTATCATAAAGAAAAAATCACCTTTAAAACCTATGATTTTATTGAATATTAATAAATTTAATTTCCCTTCTTCTTATTAAAAAAGCACATATGACAAAATGTAAAATTTGTGACACAACTATCAATGCTGTAACACCCAGTAGATACAACCCTTTGAAAACCTTTTATATAAACATTGTAAACGTAACCACTTTCACTAATAAATCATAAATTTATCCCTCGCCCCCAGTGGAACCGCACCTTGTTACGTTCAAGTTACAACCCAAGTGAAATAAAGGCTATCGTGACTATTTATTCCAGAAAATAGCCACTAAGCGCTTGATCTATTAGATTTGTAAGGGTGTAATAGCAAAACAAATAATTAACACTACTAATACATCTGTTTTTACATAAAATTAAATCGTATCTCTTTAAGCTCTGAGGAATAGTTGTATGAAAGGTGGACAGCGTGATGTAACACTCCGTTTTTTAGCAGAACCGAGTGACGTTAACTTTGGTGGTAAAGTCCATGGCGGGGCGGTAATGAAATGGATCGATTTAGCTGCTTATGCCTGCTCTGCCGGATGGAGTGCTAAATACTGTATTACCGCTTATGCTGGTGGGATTCGTTTCGTTGCCCCTATTCAAGTAGGCAACCTTGTCGAAGTCAGTGCCAAGGTTATTTATACAGGGCGCTCTTCAATGCATATTGCGATAGATGTACAGGCAAGCGATCCTAAACTATTAGAACGCCGTCTAACTACGCATTGTATTGTCATTATGGTTGCTGTTGATGAAGACGGTAAATCAACGCCTATTCCAAAATGGATTCCACAGACCCCTGAAGATATTGAATTACGTGATTCAGCCATTAAATTAATGAATATGCGTAAAGAAATCGGGGAAGAAATGGAAGCACATGTAAAGTATTTAAAATAATGCAATTTGGCGTTACTGTTACATAGAATTTAAAAATAAAGCAACAAACAAAAAAGGCCCGATAATCGGACCTTTTCTAAAATTTATTTTATTTTTATTTTTATTTTGTAAAGAATGCGCGCTTTAATGCCATTTCCAAACCTCGAACTTCAGCAAGGCCTTTTAAGCGACCTATAGCCGAGTAACCAGGGTTCGTTTTTTTATTCAAATCATCTAACATCTGATGACCGTGATCTGGTCGCATTGGTATTAACCGTACATCACCAGCATCATCACGGCGTTGTTCTTCTTTTAGAATTTCCATCACGACGTTATACATATCAACATCACCATCAAGGTGCGCTGCTTCATGGAAGCTAAGCTGATTATCTTCACGTTGAGTCGAACGCA
This window contains:
- the mglA gene encoding galactose/methyl galactoside ABC transporter ATP-binding protein MglA, translated to MTTINKNEFLLEMTGISKEFPGVKALDKVNLKVRPHSIHALMGENGAGKSTLLKCLFGIYEKNEGDIVFLGKSINFSSSKEALEAGVSMVHQELNQVLQRTVMDNIWLGRYPTKGFFVDQKKMYEETKKVFEELDIDIDPNVKVATLSVSQMQMLEIAKAFSYDAKIVIMDEPTSSLTEKEVNHLFKIIKKLKEKGCGIVYISHKMEEIFEICDEITILRDGIWVDTRPLEGLTMDQIIGMMVGRELTQRFPEKTNTPKETILAVKNLTALNQPSVNDVSFELRKGEILGIAGLVGAKRTDIVETLFGIRERSSGDIILHGKHLKNKDAHEAINNGFALVTEERRSTGIYSNLDITFNSLVANVEQYKEGFGLLSNRKMKSDTQWVIDAMSVKTPSHKTMIGSLSGGNQQKIIIGRWLLTGPEILMLDEPTRGIDVGAKFEIYQLILELANKDKGIIIISSEMPELLGITDRILVMSNGRAAGIVETKNTTQNEILSLASRYL
- the mglB gene encoding galactose/glucose ABC transporter substrate-binding protein MglB, with amino-acid sequence MKKLTILATLCAGMSFGTSALAETTLGFTVYKYDDNFMAVVRQAIVKVADEDKDVRLLMNDSQNSQSMQNDQIDIMLARGVQALAINLVDPAAAPVIIKKAKMDDVPIVFYNKEPSAAALASYDKAYYVGTDSKESGIIQGGLIAKQWSENANWDLNNDGVIQYVLLKGEPGHPDAEARSSYVIKTLNEKGYKTEQLHLDTAMWDTAMAKDKMDAWVSGPNGNKIEVVIANNDGMAMGAVESLKAAGKTELPVFGVDALSEALAMVRSGQMAGTVLNDASNQAKATFELTRNLANGLPAGEGTNWKIENKVVRVPYVGVDKSNLN
- the mglC gene encoding galactose/methyl galactoside ABC transporter permease MglC, with amino-acid sequence METLKKLSMMRYLKEGGIYAVLFILLTIIIIQEPSFLSLRNLSNILTQSSVRIIIALGVAGLIVTQGTDLSAGRQVGLAAVLSATLLQAADNVNKVFPNVGEIPIVGVIIVVCAVGALIGLINGIIVAYLHVTPFIATLGSMIMVYGVNSLYFDSVGASPVAGFDERFSEFAQGFIRFGDFRLSYLTFYAIIAIIFVWIIWNKTVFGKNIFAIGGNPEAAKVSGVNVPITLLKIYALSGVFYAFGGMLEAGRIGSATNNLGFMYELDAIAACVVGGVSFAGGVGSVAGVVTGVLIFTVINYGMTYIGVSPYWQYIIKGGIIIFAVALDSMKYANKK
- a CDS encoding acyl-CoA thioesterase, which gives rise to MKGGQRDVTLRFLAEPSDVNFGGKVHGGAVMKWIDLAAYACSAGWSAKYCITAYAGGIRFVAPIQVGNLVEVSAKVIYTGRSSMHIAIDVQASDPKLLERRLTTHCIVIMVAVDEDGKSTPIPKWIPQTPEDIELRDSAIKLMNMRKEIGEEMEAHVKYLK
- a CDS encoding methyl-accepting chemotaxis protein, whose product is MSFKGKIYTLFGFIIALAVSTSYLSVNYYISQYINDNSINNINHQLNLVRDKLSGDIKNKILLAENIDTSSSGLAELQEQSGFYRINKIIQGMVFTDTGTVTDPTITEPLVSMVKAAGDKVTVSDIFTDQGKTVITVIKPGANGRGDIFFIDLGDIQSLLESSTAKGSYLELTDQTGTSLFSNKVSGDLIKAEYPVAVGDKTWLLTGYIDKAFIEQDTSALNNAITLALVIAGVVIIIISIVLVNIAYRPITGLRDVVTDLAGGEGDLTNRLDVYSKDELGQIAGAINQFTASLQKLMLGVSDSTKILGDGVGQISAHAEHNQSLMATHVAETEQAVAAITEMSATADSVAQSALSAAQLTEQSTQQAEQCKTLVGQSVQSVEALVNEVEHMSGSIHTLNLDIGKISSVLGVIGSIAEQTNLLALNAAIEAARAGEQGRGFAVVADEVRALADQTQKSTKEINEMLTKLQSGTSSVVSAMEKTKQGCQASAAATAQSTVSLDAMTVSIADINSLNTQIATAAEEQSVVTNEISRNMEAIQTMIAELDESGKATRLSTAQLAETKAQLVEVVEHFKLA
- a CDS encoding methyl-accepting chemotaxis protein codes for the protein MKLSIARKLRLSFLLVTTLFLFSSVALYKLVSQVETNANSLLNVDLPTVDASRSLQQSVQASMSSVRAYMLLGANKNTAAELQSELAKTIASVDVLLPTLQAHLTSENYDQIDLQWKSLVNAQSEIMRISHTEDNLPAHTLLLNEAAPIAEVALDQLQGLLNEEENNPFGGDRKRLIKVYADSYNSLANSLSVLRDFLLYGEQEYSDKYNDLIISHKKSVAEINAKIDRLSESDVNLWRLFEEMQKMYLPLADQVIALRQAPDWNKANFMMTNNVIPIATKLELSLEKIVQNQQTIAQASGFAINTSVANVIWMLVVTAIIASLSAFIIATWLGRNIGLRLSIIAKRAEDISLGDFSGRPLKNSGSDELATLMVTVNRMTESLSSLVQGVSNKADDVDSSMASLLNINAKTANETQNQANKVGSMATAIEELSVTTNETAQNTQDVSASLQTSTEYLTSGEQALTQNKLTAEELHQLIESASGMVHSLSEESNRIERVTEVIESLAQQTNLLALNAAIEAARAGEQGRGFAVVADEVRLLAQRTTDSTTEINSIVEAIQSSTVQVVKVIGESQRLVQTGAQQTSTASNMLLETINQMQDVSQKVSDVAVATEQQSSVSQSLADIVHQLSDSANDVSNNCDDANTTSQEIKHKVVDLNNEMAKFTV